From the Hymenobacter yonginensis genome, one window contains:
- a CDS encoding cell division protein FtsQ/DivIB, with product MELKRKVNNVLFATGCLVLLGGLAVFAGVRQASRPVGQVIVTIGNEFNNFFISEREVTALLTRDGRQRLEGATPDELNLPALEARLKAHSFVKDAQVYRDLAGNLHADVRQNRPIARLVHADTRQDCYLDADGHKLPLSSLFTARVVPVARPGGQPLSAGFFQDSTGRRYLELLRYIDEHSFWRAQVAEVFIAPNGKVSFTQQIGDQQVEFGFPENISEKFAKLMVFYRQIPPALGWDTYHRVNIEFKDQIICE from the coding sequence ATGGAACTCAAGCGTAAGGTCAATAACGTGCTGTTTGCTACCGGCTGCCTCGTGCTGCTGGGCGGGCTGGCCGTGTTTGCCGGCGTGCGCCAGGCCAGCCGCCCCGTGGGCCAGGTGATTGTGACCATCGGCAACGAGTTCAACAACTTCTTCATCAGCGAGCGGGAAGTAACGGCCCTGCTCACCCGCGACGGCCGGCAGCGCCTGGAGGGCGCCACCCCCGACGAACTCAACCTGCCGGCTCTGGAGGCCCGCCTGAAGGCGCACAGCTTCGTGAAGGACGCTCAGGTGTACCGCGACTTGGCCGGCAACCTGCACGCCGACGTGCGCCAGAACCGCCCCATCGCGCGCCTCGTGCACGCCGACACCCGCCAGGACTGCTACCTCGACGCCGACGGCCACAAGCTGCCGCTGTCGTCGCTGTTTACGGCGCGGGTGGTGCCGGTGGCGCGGCCGGGCGGCCAGCCGCTGTCGGCCGGCTTTTTTCAGGATTCCACCGGCCGGCGCTACCTGGAGCTGCTGCGCTACATCGACGAGCATTCGTTCTGGCGGGCCCAGGTAGCCGAGGTATTCATTGCCCCCAACGGCAAGGTTTCCTTTACCCAGCAAATAGGAGACCAGCAGGTAGAATTTGGTTTTCCTGAGAATATTTCGGAGAAATTTGCGAAACTGATGGTATTTTACCGACAAATACCCCCGGCCCTGGGCTGGGACACGTACCACCGCGTCAACATCGAATTCAAAGACCAGATAATCTGTGAGTGA
- the murG gene encoding undecaprenyldiphospho-muramoylpentapeptide beta-N-acetylglucosaminyltransferase — MKFIISGGGTGGHIFPAVAIANELRRRLPDAEILFVGANGRMEMTRVPEAGYKIVGLDISGLQRRLTPENLMFPIKVMRAVRKAGKLIEQFRPDAVVGVGGYASAPVLLAATSRGIPSLIQEQNSYAGLVNKLLAKRVDKICVAYDGMDKFFPADRLVLTGNPVRTEIATGNRAEALAFFGLDASRPVLLVIGGSLGARTLNQATAAALPRLQAAGVQLLWQTGKVYYPQAREQAAPYTATGQHALEFVQRMDLGYAAADVVVSRAGALSVSELCLTGKPSILVPSPNVAEDHQTKNAMALVRKDAALLVPDTEAATRLYDEALALLQNSTQQQQLSANVLQLARPAATTTIVDELLKLVKQ; from the coding sequence ATGAAATTCATCATCAGCGGCGGCGGCACCGGGGGCCACATCTTCCCGGCAGTGGCCATTGCCAACGAGCTGCGCCGCCGCCTGCCCGACGCCGAAATCCTGTTTGTGGGCGCCAACGGCCGCATGGAGATGACGCGCGTGCCGGAAGCCGGCTACAAAATCGTGGGCCTCGACATCAGCGGCCTGCAGCGCCGCCTCACGCCCGAAAACCTGATGTTTCCCATCAAGGTGATGCGCGCCGTGCGCAAAGCCGGCAAGCTCATCGAGCAGTTCCGGCCCGATGCCGTGGTGGGCGTGGGCGGCTACGCTTCGGCGCCGGTGCTGCTGGCGGCCACCTCGCGCGGCATCCCCAGCCTGATTCAGGAGCAGAACTCCTACGCCGGCCTCGTGAACAAGCTGCTGGCCAAGCGGGTCGATAAAATCTGCGTGGCTTACGACGGCATGGACAAGTTCTTCCCCGCCGACCGCCTCGTGCTCACCGGCAACCCGGTCCGCACTGAAATAGCCACCGGCAACCGCGCCGAGGCTCTGGCTTTCTTCGGGCTCGACGCCAGCCGGCCGGTGCTGCTCGTGATTGGGGGCAGCCTGGGGGCCCGCACGCTCAACCAGGCCACCGCCGCCGCGCTGCCGCGCCTGCAGGCCGCCGGCGTGCAACTGCTCTGGCAAACCGGCAAAGTCTACTACCCGCAGGCCCGGGAGCAGGCCGCGCCATACACTGCCACCGGCCAGCACGCGCTGGAGTTCGTGCAGCGCATGGACCTGGGCTACGCCGCCGCCGACGTGGTGGTCAGCCGGGCCGGAGCGCTGTCGGTGTCGGAACTGTGCCTCACGGGCAAGCCCAGCATCCTGGTGCCCTCGCCCAACGTGGCCGAAGACCACCAGACCAAAAACGCCATGGCCCTGGTGCGCAAAGATGCCGCCCTGCTCGTCCCCGATACCGAAGCTGCCACCCGCCTCTACGACGAGGCGCTGGCGCTACTGCAGAACTCCACGCAACAGCAGCAGCTGAGCGCCAACGTGCTCCAGCTCGCCCGCCCGGCCGCCACCACCACCATCGTGGATGAGCTGCTGAAGCTGGTAAAGCAGTAG
- the murC gene encoding UDP-N-acetylmuramate--L-alanine ligase: protein MKQLVYFLGIGGIGMSALARWFQANGHQVSGYDKTRTPLTDALEAEGIAVHFEDAVNQIPLEVRQNPGNTLVVLTPAIPKDHQEWAWLRENGFDIRKRSQVLGVLTQGHRTIAVAGTHGKTTSSSMVAHLLHHAGVPSAAFLGGISVNLGSNLLLPPAGHPDAPVVVEADEYDRSFLTLHPTIAIVTSTDADHLDIYGDKESLVESFRQFVGQIQPGGTLLINHTADPSVAAAAPAGVRVIRYGLSQEQGPELYATGITAQGHEFHFDLHGPLGTVAGLTLAVPGFHNVENMLAAAAVAQLEGVAPQALQAAVAAYRGVKRRFEFILTAGTPAAPQVYLDDYAHHPREIEAFLRSVRALYPGRRLRVIFQPHLFSRTRDFAPGFAESLSLADEVVLMDIYPARELPMPGVTSELILSQITAPKKSLQTRNEILANAETGTDFDVLATVGAGDIDQLVPRLKNILHLRWHGTQA from the coding sequence GTGAAACAGCTCGTCTACTTCCTTGGCATTGGCGGCATCGGTATGTCGGCGCTGGCCCGCTGGTTTCAGGCCAACGGCCACCAAGTGTCGGGCTACGACAAAACCCGCACGCCCCTGACCGACGCGCTGGAGGCCGAAGGCATTGCCGTGCATTTCGAGGATGCCGTAAACCAGATTCCGCTTGAAGTGCGCCAGAACCCCGGCAACACGCTCGTAGTCCTGACCCCGGCCATTCCAAAAGACCACCAGGAGTGGGCCTGGCTGCGCGAAAACGGCTTCGATATCCGCAAGCGTAGCCAGGTGCTGGGCGTGCTCACGCAGGGCCACCGCACTATTGCCGTGGCCGGCACCCACGGCAAAACCACCAGCAGCAGCATGGTGGCGCACTTGCTGCACCATGCCGGCGTGCCCAGTGCGGCCTTCCTGGGCGGCATCAGCGTGAACCTGGGCTCCAACCTGCTGCTGCCGCCCGCCGGCCACCCCGATGCGCCGGTAGTAGTAGAAGCCGACGAGTACGACCGCAGCTTCCTGACGCTACATCCCACCATTGCCATCGTCACAAGCACCGACGCCGACCACCTCGACATCTACGGCGACAAAGAGTCGCTGGTGGAGTCGTTCCGGCAGTTTGTGGGCCAGATTCAGCCCGGCGGCACCCTGCTCATCAACCACACCGCCGACCCCAGCGTGGCCGCCGCCGCCCCGGCCGGCGTGCGGGTGATTCGCTACGGTTTGTCGCAGGAGCAGGGGCCGGAACTGTACGCTACGGGCATCACGGCTCAGGGCCACGAGTTCCATTTCGACCTGCACGGGCCGCTGGGCACCGTGGCCGGCCTCACGCTGGCCGTGCCGGGCTTTCACAACGTGGAGAATATGCTGGCCGCCGCCGCCGTGGCCCAGCTGGAAGGCGTGGCGCCACAGGCCCTGCAGGCGGCCGTGGCGGCCTACCGGGGCGTAAAGCGCCGCTTCGAGTTCATCCTGACGGCCGGCACGCCCGCCGCGCCTCAGGTGTATCTTGATGATTATGCCCACCACCCACGCGAAATCGAAGCGTTCCTGCGTTCTGTGCGGGCGCTGTATCCGGGCCGCCGACTCCGCGTCATCTTCCAGCCCCACCTGTTCTCCCGCACCCGCGACTTCGCGCCGGGCTTCGCCGAAAGCCTGAGTTTGGCCGATGAAGTGGTGCTGATGGATATCTACCCGGCCCGGGAGCTGCCCATGCCCGGTGTTACGTCCGAATTGATTTTGTCCCAAATAACCGCGCCCAAAAAATCGTTGCAGACCCGCAACGAAATTCTGGCAAATGCCGAAACAGGCACGGATTTCGACGTGCTGGCCACCGTCGGTGCCGGCGACATCGATCAGTTGGTACCGCGTTTAAAGAATATTTTACATCTTCGTTGGCATGGAACTCAAGCGTAA
- the ftsA gene encoding cell division protein FtsA produces the protein MQHDKIVVGLDIGTTKICALVGRKNEFGKLEILGMGKAVSEGVVRGIVSNIDKTVDAIKRAIRQAEEQSGINIGVVNVGIAGQHIKSLQHNGSITRASADNEITQEDVERLTGDMYRLVTPPGSQIIHVMPQDYKVDYEEGIMDPVGMSGVRLEGNFHIITAQSTAINNINKCVTKAGLEIDNLILEPLASSMSVLSDEEKEAGVALIDIGGGTTDLAIFKDGIIRHAAVLPFGGNIVTSDIKLGCQVMQNQAEQLKVKFGKAIAEEASDYEIVSIPGLRDRAPKEISLKNLAYIIEARMEEIIELVYAEIQRTGHADKLAAGIVLTGGGSQLQNLVQLTEYVTGLDTRIGYPNEHLGKSKIEAVKSPMYATTVGLVLTGYRSLDERLNRNYEQQEEIRPAAVPYYQAAAPTPAPQPVAKAEPQKPAEPKKPSGASKFLSDIISRTKGLLIDDFDDKQY, from the coding sequence ATGCAGCACGATAAGATTGTAGTCGGCCTCGACATTGGAACCACCAAAATCTGCGCCCTAGTGGGCCGCAAAAACGAATTTGGCAAGCTCGAAATCTTGGGCATGGGCAAAGCCGTGTCGGAGGGTGTCGTGCGCGGTATCGTGTCCAACATCGACAAAACCGTAGACGCTATCAAGCGGGCCATCCGGCAGGCCGAAGAGCAGTCCGGTATTAACATTGGCGTGGTGAACGTGGGCATTGCCGGCCAGCACATCAAGAGCTTGCAGCACAACGGCAGCATCACGCGTGCCTCGGCCGACAATGAAATCACGCAGGAAGATGTGGAACGCCTCACCGGCGACATGTACCGCCTCGTGACGCCGCCCGGCTCGCAGATCATCCACGTGATGCCCCAGGACTACAAAGTCGACTACGAGGAAGGCATCATGGACCCTGTGGGCATGTCGGGCGTGCGGCTGGAAGGCAACTTCCACATCATCACGGCCCAGAGCACGGCCATCAACAACATTAACAAGTGCGTCACGAAGGCCGGCCTCGAAATCGACAACCTGATTCTGGAGCCGCTGGCTTCGAGCATGTCGGTGCTGTCGGATGAGGAGAAGGAAGCCGGTGTGGCCCTGATTGACATCGGGGGCGGCACTACCGACCTGGCTATTTTCAAGGACGGCATCATCCGCCACGCGGCGGTGCTGCCGTTCGGTGGCAACATCGTGACCAGCGACATCAAGCTGGGCTGCCAGGTGATGCAGAACCAGGCAGAGCAGCTGAAGGTGAAGTTCGGCAAAGCCATTGCCGAGGAAGCTTCCGACTACGAAATCGTGAGCATCCCCGGCCTGCGCGACCGGGCACCCAAGGAAATCAGCCTTAAGAATCTGGCCTACATCATCGAGGCCCGGATGGAGGAAATCATCGAGCTGGTGTATGCTGAAATCCAGCGCACCGGCCACGCCGACAAGCTGGCGGCCGGCATCGTGCTGACCGGCGGCGGCTCGCAGCTCCAGAACCTGGTACAACTCACGGAGTACGTTACGGGCCTCGACACCCGCATCGGCTACCCCAACGAGCACCTGGGCAAGAGCAAGATCGAAGCCGTGAAGTCGCCGATGTACGCCACCACGGTGGGCCTCGTGCTGACCGGCTACCGCTCGCTCGATGAGCGCCTGAACCGCAACTACGAGCAGCAAGAGGAAATTCGTCCGGCGGCCGTGCCTTACTACCAGGCCGCCGCGCCGACTCCCGCCCCGCAGCCCGTGGCCAAAGCAGAGCCGCAGAAACCTGCTGAACCCAAGAAGCCATCTGGTGCCAGCAAGTTCCTGTCGGACATCATCAGCCGCACCAAAGGCCTGCTCATCGACGATTTCGACGATAAGCAGTACTAA